From Montipora foliosa isolate CH-2021 chromosome 6, ASM3666993v2, whole genome shotgun sequence, a single genomic window includes:
- the LOC138005613 gene encoding substance-P receptor-like yields the protein MFNATIAAATNSDSASCPEPNSNEYIKGVKAAAYIVVIFLSFFGNAVVVRVVQKNQRMRTITNYLIINMALADLLTTVFNMLPTLYWIFCGRDVWAVGGWVGDTLCKLLNFAQSVSITVSVFSLCAIAFDRFFAISRPLKRVITFRVAKGIIGASWCSAMAISGPQLYVLTTTGKRGFAQCVENWAPLFDQAIAARAYTITIFVLLYALPLVTIAFLYTAIMFKLWRRQTPGQELTSNQDNKDKTNRKVLKMLVTVVIVFALSWLPLYVRMFVMFTESDPFTCGLPYDMDFLTIFLGHANSAVNPYIYVIFNENYRRGFKTVLSVRNRGSKSLSENTGRRRRSSRLQEKDVMIACTRLREGEPDLQGSEEDKTEKTLPLSTTTENLQT from the coding sequence ATGTTTAACGCAACCATTGCTGCGGCAACGAACTCAGACTCAGCGTCTTGCCCGGAGCCGAATTCAAACGAGTATATAAAGGGGGTTAAAGCGGCAGCTTACATTGTTGTAATCTTTCTATCTTTTTTCGGCAACGCGGTAGTGGTACGTGTGGTCCAAAAAAACCAACGAATGCGCACAATCACCAACTACCTTATTATTAACATGGCTCTGGCGGATCTCCTGACCACAGTTTTCAACATGTTACCGACGCTGTACTGGATTTTTTGCGGCCGGGATGTGTGGGCTGTAGGAGGGTGGGTTGGCGACACACTTTGCAAATTGTTGAACTTTGCTCAGTCGGTCTCCATTACAGTTTCTGTTTTCTCCTTGTGCGCGATTGCCTTCGATCGCTTTTTCGCTATTTCAAGGCCTCTGAAACGAGTCATCACATTTCGGGTTGCTAAAGGAATCATTGGAGCATCCTGGTGTTCGGCGATGGCAATCTCCGGCCCTCAACTTTACGTTTTGACAACCACCGGGAAAAGGGGTTTCGCTCAGTGCGTGGAAAACTGGGCTCCACTTTTCGACCAAGCCATCGCAGCTCGCGCCTACACCATTACAATCTTTGTTCTCCTCTACGCACTTCCACTGGTAACTATCGCATTTCTTTACACAGCTATAATGTTTAAACTGTGGCGAAGACAGACGCCAGGGCAAGAGCTAACTTCAAATCAAGACAATAAAGACAAAACCAACAGAAAGGTCTTGAAAATGTTGGTAACCGTTGTCATAGTCTTCGCGTTGTCATGGCTTCCGTTATACGTGCGAATGTTTGTGATGTTCACCGAATCGGATCCGTTCACTTGTGGGTTGCCGTATGACATGGACTTCCTCACAATTTTCCTTGGGCACGCCAACTCAGCCGTCAACCCATATATTTACGTGATTTTCAACGAGAATTACAGAAGAGGGTTCAAAACTGTCCTATCCGTACGTAACAGGGGTAGTAAAAGCTTATCAGAAAACACAGGTCGAAGAAGAAGGTCGAGTAGGCTTCAGGAAAAAGATGTAATGATAGCTTGCACAAGATTGCGCGAAGGTGAACCCGACTTGCAAGGGAGTGAGGaagacaaaacagaaaaaacgttgccattgagtactacgacaGAAAATCTTCAAACTTGA